One Mycolicibacterium sarraceniae genomic window carries:
- a CDS encoding acetyl-CoA acetyltransferase: MVDPRTPVLVGVGQFTERIDDPDYRGMSAVELATEAVRAALADTGADVAAVAKAIQVFAGLRQFEICTPYASAPLGASDNYIRSVARRVGADPARAVLESIGGNGSQKLVTEFAGEIAAGDIEVALILGSENGSTLKTFAGQDNKPDHSETVGGQLDDRGYGFEQYMSEYTAKHGLTGAPVQYGLLDNARRARLGLSVEEYRIQMAELFAPLSKVAAKNPFSSSPVERSVKELATVTAENRMICDPYPRYLVARDTVNQGAAALLMSVDAARKLGVAEEKWVYLHGHADQREQDLLDREDVSISYSSKQAVAEALRGAGITIDDVATFDLYSCFPFPVFVVCDDFGLAADDPRGLTLTGGLPYFGGPGNSYSLHGIAETVAAMRDKPGAFGLVGANGGVMSKYSVGVYSTTPVGWTADRSKELQADIAALPKVAVTRNANGAGVIETYSVRYDWPERTGVIIGRLDADDSRFMALTTDPALLALMTDGDPLGAAIAVKSTDSGNRATLR, encoded by the coding sequence ATGGTCGATCCGCGCACTCCTGTCCTCGTCGGCGTCGGGCAGTTCACCGAGCGCATCGATGATCCGGATTACCGCGGCATGTCAGCCGTCGAGCTGGCCACCGAGGCGGTCCGGGCCGCACTGGCTGACACCGGGGCCGACGTCGCGGCCGTCGCCAAGGCCATCCAGGTGTTCGCCGGCCTGCGGCAGTTCGAGATCTGCACGCCATATGCCAGCGCGCCGCTGGGTGCCTCCGACAATTACATCCGCTCGGTCGCCCGGCGGGTGGGCGCCGACCCCGCCCGCGCGGTGCTCGAATCGATCGGTGGCAACGGCTCCCAGAAGCTGGTGACGGAGTTCGCGGGCGAGATCGCGGCGGGCGATATTGAGGTGGCGCTGATCCTCGGCTCGGAGAACGGCTCGACGCTGAAGACGTTCGCGGGTCAAGACAATAAGCCCGACCACAGCGAGACCGTCGGCGGACAGCTCGATGATCGGGGCTACGGCTTCGAGCAGTACATGAGTGAGTACACCGCCAAGCACGGCCTGACCGGCGCCCCCGTGCAGTACGGGCTGCTGGACAATGCCCGCCGCGCGCGGCTGGGTCTCAGCGTCGAGGAATACCGGATCCAGATGGCGGAACTATTCGCGCCGTTATCGAAAGTGGCTGCCAAGAACCCATTTTCGTCGTCGCCGGTGGAGCGTTCGGTCAAGGAATTGGCGACGGTCACCGCTGAGAACCGGATGATCTGTGACCCGTACCCGCGTTATCTGGTCGCCCGTGACACCGTCAACCAAGGGGCGGCCGCTCTGCTCATGTCAGTCGACGCGGCCCGCAAGCTCGGTGTTGCCGAAGAGAAGTGGGTTTACCTGCACGGGCATGCCGATCAGCGTGAACAGGATCTGCTGGACCGCGAAGATGTCAGCATCAGCTACTCGTCGAAACAGGCTGTGGCAGAGGCTCTTCGGGGCGCCGGGATCACCATCGACGATGTGGCCACCTTCGATCTGTACAGCTGCTTCCCGTTCCCGGTCTTTGTGGTGTGTGACGACTTCGGGCTGGCTGCCGACGATCCGCGCGGACTCACCCTCACCGGTGGGCTGCCGTACTTCGGCGGACCGGGCAACAGCTATTCGCTGCACGGTATCGCCGAGACCGTCGCCGCGATGCGGGACAAACCCGGCGCGTTCGGGCTGGTGGGCGCCAACGGCGGTGTGATGAGCAAGTATTCGGTGGGCGTGTACTCGACAACCCCGGTCGGCTGGACGGCTGACCGCAGCAAGGAACTGCAGGCCGATATCGCCGCGCTGCCGAAGGTGGCGGTCACCCGCAACGCCAACGGTGCCGGCGTGATCGAGACCTACTCGGTGCGCTATGACTGGCCGGAGCGCACCGGTGTCATCATCGGCCGTCTCGACGCCGATGACAGCCGCTTCATGGCGCTGACGACCGATCCGGCCCTGCTGGCGTTGATGACCGACGGTGACCCGCTGGGCGCGGCGATCGCGGTCAAATCGACAGACAGCGGAAACCGCGCGACGCTGCGCTGA
- the sucD gene encoding succinate--CoA ligase subunit alpha — translation MSIFLNKDSKVIVQGITGGEGTKHTALMLKAGTQVVGGVNARKAGTTVAHKDKDGNDVELPVFGSVAEAIKATGADVSIAFVPPAFSKDAIIEAIDAEIPLLVVITEGIPVQDSAYAWAYNVEKGQKTRIIGPNCPGIITPGESLVGITPNNITGKGPIGLVSKSGTLTYQMMYELRDLGFSTAIGIGGDPVIGTTHIDAIEAFESDPETKIIVMIGEIGGDAEEKAGAYIQANVSKPVVGYVAGFTAPEGKTMGHAGAIVSDGAGTAQGKKEALEAAGVKVGKTPSETAALAREILAGL, via the coding sequence ATGTCTATCTTCCTGAACAAGGACAGCAAGGTCATCGTCCAGGGCATCACCGGCGGCGAGGGCACCAAGCACACCGCACTGATGCTGAAGGCCGGCACCCAGGTGGTCGGCGGCGTCAACGCACGTAAGGCCGGAACCACGGTCGCCCATAAGGACAAGGACGGCAACGACGTCGAGCTCCCGGTGTTCGGCTCGGTGGCCGAGGCCATCAAGGCCACCGGCGCCGACGTCTCGATCGCCTTTGTGCCGCCGGCGTTCTCCAAGGACGCCATCATCGAGGCGATCGACGCCGAGATCCCGCTGCTGGTTGTCATCACCGAGGGAATCCCGGTGCAGGACAGCGCCTATGCGTGGGCCTACAACGTCGAGAAGGGGCAGAAGACCCGCATCATCGGGCCGAACTGTCCCGGCATCATCACCCCCGGTGAGTCGCTGGTCGGCATCACGCCGAACAACATCACCGGCAAGGGCCCGATCGGCCTGGTGTCCAAGTCCGGCACGCTGACCTACCAGATGATGTACGAGCTTCGCGATCTCGGCTTCTCGACCGCCATCGGTATCGGCGGCGACCCGGTCATCGGCACCACCCACATCGACGCCATCGAGGCGTTCGAGTCCGATCCCGAGACCAAGATCATCGTGATGATCGGCGAGATCGGCGGCGACGCCGAGGAGAAGGCCGGCGCTTACATCCAGGCTAATGTCTCCAAGCCGGTCGTCGGGTATGTCGCCGGCTTCACCGCGCCGGAGGGCAAGACCATGGGCCACGCGGGTGCCATCGTCTCCGACGGTGCCGGCACCGCGCAGGGCAAGAAGGAGGCCCTTGAGGCCGCCGGAGTCAAGGTCGGCAAGACGCCGTCGGAGACCGCCGCCCTGGCCAGGGAGATCCTCGCCGGGCTGTAG
- the sucC gene encoding ADP-forming succinate--CoA ligase subunit beta — MDLFEYQAKELFAKHNVPTTPGRVTDSPEDAKAIAEEIGKPVMVKAQVKVGGRGKAGGVKYAATPEDAYTHATNILGLDIKGHIVKKLLVAEASDIAEEYYISFLLDRSNRTYLAMCSVEGGMEIEEVAATKPERLAKVPVDAVTGVDLAFARSIAEQGHLPAEVLDAAAVTIQKLWEVFVGEDATLVEVNPLVRTPDDQILALDGKVTLDANADFRQPGHAEFEDKDATDPLELKAKENDLNYVKLDGEVGIIGNGAGLVMSTLDVVAYAGEKHGGVKPANFLDIGGGASAEVMANGLDVILGDSQVKSVFVNVFGGITACDAVANGIVGALKKLGDSANKPLVVRLDGNNVEEGRRILNEANHPLVIQADTMDSGADKAAELANK; from the coding sequence ATGGATCTTTTCGAATACCAGGCGAAGGAACTGTTCGCCAAGCACAACGTTCCCACCACCCCGGGCCGGGTCACCGACTCCCCGGAGGATGCCAAAGCCATCGCCGAGGAAATCGGTAAGCCCGTGATGGTCAAGGCTCAGGTCAAGGTGGGTGGCCGCGGTAAGGCCGGTGGCGTCAAGTACGCCGCCACCCCCGAGGACGCCTACACCCACGCCACGAACATCCTCGGCCTGGACATCAAGGGCCACATCGTGAAGAAGTTGCTGGTCGCCGAGGCCAGTGACATCGCCGAGGAGTACTACATCTCTTTCCTGCTCGACCGCTCCAACCGGACCTACCTGGCGATGTGCTCGGTCGAGGGCGGCATGGAGATCGAAGAGGTTGCCGCCACCAAGCCCGAGCGGCTGGCCAAGGTGCCCGTCGACGCCGTCACCGGTGTGGACCTGGCCTTTGCCCGGTCGATCGCCGAGCAGGGCCATCTGCCCGCCGAGGTGCTTGACGCCGCCGCCGTGACCATCCAGAAGCTGTGGGAGGTCTTCGTCGGTGAGGATGCCACCCTGGTCGAGGTCAACCCGTTGGTGCGCACCCCGGACGACCAGATTCTGGCGCTGGACGGCAAGGTCACCCTGGACGCGAACGCCGATTTCCGGCAGCCCGGCCACGCCGAGTTCGAGGACAAGGACGCCACCGATCCGCTCGAGCTCAAGGCCAAGGAGAACGACCTCAACTACGTCAAGCTCGACGGTGAGGTCGGCATCATCGGTAACGGCGCGGGCCTGGTCATGTCGACCCTGGACGTCGTCGCCTACGCCGGCGAGAAGCACGGCGGCGTGAAGCCCGCCAACTTCCTCGACATCGGCGGCGGTGCGTCGGCTGAGGTGATGGCCAACGGTCTCGACGTCATCCTGGGCGACAGCCAGGTCAAGAGCGTGTTCGTCAACGTGTTCGGCGGCATCACCGCGTGCGACGCGGTCGCCAACGGCATCGTCGGCGCGCTGAAGAAGCTGGGTGACAGCGCGAACAAGCCGCTCGTCGTGCGCCTCGACGGCAACAACGTCGAAGAGGGTCGCCGCATCCTCAACGAAGCCAACCACCCCCTGGTGATCCAGGCCGACACTATGGACTCCGGGGCCGATAAGGCCGCCGAGCTGGCCAACAAGTAA
- a CDS encoding M23 family metallopeptidase, whose product MTQHRPAPTPVGDSSASHAKTRPFGGSAPHWPAPSTRALDPERLDVTDIIPFNEFGDLCDIDFRESTAFDSLQVARCPELDDLHDADDLQPRRLVVPAEFAAHADRHSEVPRYGNSENTDILPRTPQHRRQPTSAAKGRVMIAAMAAGAAAAAAYTAVKPATETTTQTVLAAAKAPMGGSAGAPRGVQLIVVTPIADAAVHGEELANGQAFAQERAEREARLQRPLFVMPTKGVYTSGFGYRWGALHAGVDLAAPIGTPIVAASDGVVIDAGPTAGYGAWVKLRHSDGTVTLYGHVNTWTVQIGQRVFAGDQIATVGNRGNSTGPHLHFEVLLCGTNRVDPVPWLAQRGLSVGPYVG is encoded by the coding sequence TTGACGCAGCATCGGCCGGCCCCGACTCCCGTGGGTGATTCTTCGGCCTCGCACGCAAAGACCAGGCCTTTTGGTGGGTCGGCACCGCATTGGCCGGCACCGTCAACCCGGGCTCTGGATCCCGAGCGGCTGGACGTCACCGACATCATCCCGTTCAACGAGTTCGGCGATCTCTGCGATATCGACTTCCGCGAGAGCACCGCGTTCGACTCTCTCCAGGTCGCGCGCTGCCCCGAACTCGACGATCTGCACGACGCGGATGACCTGCAGCCACGCCGGCTGGTCGTGCCTGCCGAGTTCGCCGCCCATGCCGATCGGCACAGCGAAGTCCCGCGCTACGGCAACAGCGAGAACACCGACATCCTGCCGCGCACGCCGCAGCACCGCAGGCAGCCGACCAGTGCCGCCAAGGGCCGCGTGATGATCGCGGCGATGGCCGCCGGTGCCGCGGCGGCCGCCGCCTACACTGCCGTCAAGCCGGCCACTGAGACCACCACACAGACCGTCCTCGCCGCCGCCAAGGCGCCGATGGGCGGCAGCGCCGGCGCGCCACGCGGCGTGCAGCTGATCGTCGTGACGCCGATTGCCGACGCCGCCGTGCACGGCGAGGAACTGGCCAACGGCCAGGCGTTCGCCCAGGAGCGAGCCGAGCGTGAGGCACGTCTGCAGCGGCCGTTGTTCGTCATGCCCACCAAGGGCGTCTACACCTCGGGCTTCGGCTATCGCTGGGGCGCGCTGCACGCCGGTGTCGACCTGGCCGCTCCGATCGGGACCCCCATCGTCGCCGCATCCGATGGTGTCGTCATCGATGCCGGGCCGACCGCGGGCTACGGCGCATGGGTCAAGCTCCGTCATTCCGACGGCACTGTGACCCTCTACGGCCACGTCAACACCTGGACAGTCCAGATCGGTCAACGGGTGTTCGCCGGCGACCAGATCGCCACCGTCGGCAACCGGGGCAACTCGACCGGACCGCATCTGCATTTCGAAGTTCTGCTGTGCGGCACAAACCGGGTCGATCCGGTGCCGTGGCTGGCGCAGCGGGGGCTGTCCGTCGGCCCCTACGTCGGCTGA
- a CDS encoding CvpA family protein, with the protein MCEPDEPHTRIIRRQPSGPILQPDEPRTSIIRRAPTGPISQAPEPDSRTTNIPRPPVEEAPTGLIRRATPVAVPARPGPVGVSTGRTAIAASAVSIVGGWATAVVATDLITGWWDTDRLFCVAVGFLTLLFAVSTIAGVIALLLRRSAGRHLIAFGSVIALLTFGSVFVAGARIPLVIYLIPALPVASLILAMHPSTRRWCRPR; encoded by the coding sequence GTGTGTGAGCCGGACGAACCGCACACCCGCATCATCCGACGCCAGCCGTCGGGACCAATCCTCCAGCCCGATGAACCACGCACCAGCATCATCCGCCGTGCACCGACCGGACCCATTTCGCAGGCGCCCGAACCTGATTCGCGCACTACGAACATTCCGCGGCCACCGGTCGAGGAGGCACCCACCGGGCTCATCCGCCGTGCCACCCCGGTCGCGGTGCCGGCCCGGCCGGGTCCGGTGGGTGTCTCGACCGGACGAACCGCGATCGCGGCCAGCGCCGTCAGCATCGTCGGCGGCTGGGCAACTGCGGTGGTGGCCACCGATCTGATCACCGGATGGTGGGATACCGATCGGCTGTTCTGCGTCGCGGTCGGATTCCTGACTCTGCTGTTCGCGGTCAGCACCATCGCGGGGGTCATCGCGCTGCTGCTGCGTCGCTCGGCCGGCCGTCACCTGATCGCTTTCGGCTCCGTCATCGCGCTACTGACGTTCGGCAGTGTGTTCGTGGCCGGTGCGCGAATCCCATTGGTGATCTATCTGATTCCGGCACTACCGGTGGCCAGCCTGATCCTGGCCATGCACCCCTCGACCCGGCGGTGGTGCCGGCCCCGATGA
- the pcrA gene encoding DNA helicase PcrA: protein MSVHVTDYKPPADAAELLEGLNPQQRQAVLHSGPPLLIVAGAGSGKTAVLTRRIAYLLAACDVGPGQVLAITFTNKAAAEMRERVVTLVGPRARNMWVSTFHSTCVRILRNQASLLPGMNSNFSIYDADDSRRLLLMIGKDMGLDTKRYSPRLLANAISNLKNELIVPEDAVAALEPGSDDLARTVASVYGEYQRRLRAANALDFDDLIGETVAVLQNFPQIAQYYRRRFRHILVDEYQDTNHAQYVLVRELVGVTAPDTDTVPPSELCVVGDADQSIYAFRGATIRNIEDFERDFPNAATILLEQNYRSTQNILNAANAVISRNANRREKRLWTDEGDGELIVGYVADNEHDEARFVATEIDSLVEGGSGIPSTYSFGDVAVFYRTNNSSRAVEEVFIRAGIPYKVVGGVRFYERKEIRDMVAYLRVLDNPGDTVSLRRILNTPRRGIGDRAEACVAVHAENTGGSFADALVAAAEGRVAMLNTRSEKAIASFVKLLDDLRGNLDDELGDLVEAVLDRTGYRKELESSSDPQDLARLDNLNELVSVAHEFSIDRANAAALDDNATDDAAPDDEDVPQTGILAEFLERVSLVADSDELPEHGAGVVTLMTLHTAKGLEFPVVFVTGCEDGMFPHMRALGDPGELSEERRLAYVGITRARQRLYLTRAKVRSSWGQPMLNPESRFLREIPEHLLDWRRTDTAPSLSAPVSGAGRFGTPRPSPMRPAGGSKRPLMVLEPGDRVNHDKYGLGRVEEVSGMGESAMSLIDFGSAGRVKLMHNHAPLQKL from the coding sequence ATGAGTGTGCACGTGACTGATTACAAGCCCCCGGCCGACGCGGCCGAACTCCTCGAGGGTCTCAACCCCCAGCAGCGCCAGGCGGTGCTGCACTCGGGCCCGCCGCTGTTGATCGTGGCCGGCGCCGGGTCGGGCAAGACTGCGGTGCTGACCCGGCGGATCGCCTACCTGCTGGCAGCGTGCGATGTCGGGCCAGGCCAGGTGCTGGCCATCACGTTCACCAACAAAGCGGCTGCCGAGATGCGCGAGCGAGTGGTCACCCTGGTCGGCCCCCGGGCGCGCAATATGTGGGTGTCGACGTTCCACTCGACCTGCGTGCGGATCCTGCGCAACCAGGCGTCGTTGCTGCCCGGGATGAACTCGAACTTCTCGATCTACGACGCCGACGATTCCCGTCGTCTCTTGCTGATGATCGGCAAGGACATGGGGCTGGACACCAAGCGATACTCGCCGCGGCTGCTGGCCAACGCGATCTCCAACCTCAAGAACGAGCTCATCGTGCCCGAGGATGCGGTGGCCGCACTGGAGCCGGGGTCCGATGACCTGGCCCGCACCGTTGCCAGCGTCTACGGCGAATACCAGCGGCGGCTGCGTGCGGCCAACGCACTGGACTTCGACGACCTCATCGGCGAGACCGTGGCGGTCCTGCAGAACTTCCCGCAGATCGCCCAGTACTACCGCAGGCGGTTCCGGCACATCCTGGTCGACGAGTACCAGGACACCAACCACGCCCAGTACGTGCTGGTGCGCGAACTCGTGGGGGTGACTGCCCCGGACACTGACACGGTGCCGCCCAGCGAGCTGTGCGTCGTCGGTGACGCCGACCAGTCGATCTACGCGTTCCGCGGCGCGACGATCCGCAATATCGAGGATTTCGAACGCGACTTCCCCAACGCCGCCACGATCCTGCTCGAGCAGAACTACCGGTCGACCCAGAACATCCTGAACGCGGCCAACGCCGTCATCTCCCGTAACGCCAACCGGCGCGAGAAGCGGCTGTGGACCGACGAGGGCGACGGTGAGCTGATCGTCGGCTACGTCGCCGACAACGAGCACGACGAGGCCAGATTTGTTGCGACGGAGATCGATTCGCTTGTCGAAGGTGGCAGCGGAATCCCCTCGACATACAGTTTCGGGGACGTCGCGGTGTTCTACCGCACCAACAACTCGTCACGTGCGGTGGAAGAGGTGTTCATCCGCGCCGGCATCCCGTACAAGGTGGTCGGCGGCGTTCGGTTCTACGAGCGCAAGGAGATTCGCGATATGGTCGCGTACCTGCGGGTGCTAGACAACCCTGGCGACACCGTCAGCCTGCGCCGCATTCTCAACACTCCACGCCGGGGTATCGGCGACCGTGCCGAAGCGTGTGTGGCGGTGCACGCCGAAAACACCGGTGGCTCCTTCGCTGACGCGCTGGTCGCGGCCGCTGAAGGCCGGGTGGCGATGCTGAACACTCGCTCGGAGAAGGCGATCGCGAGTTTCGTCAAGCTGCTCGACGATTTACGCGGCAACCTCGACGACGAGCTCGGCGACCTGGTCGAGGCGGTTCTGGACCGCACCGGCTATCGCAAGGAGCTGGAGTCCTCCAGCGATCCGCAGGATCTGGCCCGCCTGGACAACCTGAACGAATTAGTCAGCGTCGCACACGAATTCAGTATCGACCGGGCCAATGCGGCCGCGCTCGACGATAACGCGACCGATGACGCCGCGCCCGACGATGAGGACGTCCCGCAGACCGGCATCCTCGCCGAGTTCCTGGAGCGGGTGTCGCTGGTGGCCGACTCCGATGAGCTGCCCGAGCACGGTGCCGGTGTGGTCACGCTGATGACGCTGCACACCGCCAAGGGGCTCGAATTCCCGGTGGTCTTCGTCACCGGGTGCGAGGACGGCATGTTCCCGCACATGCGAGCCCTGGGTGACCCGGGCGAGCTGTCTGAGGAACGCCGGCTGGCTTATGTCGGCATAACCCGTGCCCGCCAACGGCTTTACCTCACCCGGGCGAAGGTCCGCTCGTCGTGGGGGCAGCCGATGCTGAATCCGGAGTCGCGCTTCCTGCGCGAGATCCCCGAGCATCTTCTCGACTGGCGCCGTACCGATACCGCACCGTCGTTGAGTGCACCGGTCAGTGGGGCGGGCCGGTTCGGCACCCCGCGTCCATCGCCGATGCGGCCGGCCGGCGGCAGCAAGCGTCCGCTGATGGTGCTGGAACCCGGCGACCGGGTCAACCACGACAAGTACGGTCTCGGCCGCGTCGAGGAAGTGTCCGGGATGGGGGAGTCGGCGATGTCGCTGATCGACTTCGGCAGTGCTGGCCGGGTCAAATTGATGCACAACCACGCGCCGCTGCAGAAGCTGTAG
- a CDS encoding acyltransferase family protein yields the protein MNGIRGVAVALVLLGHSGIPGVAGGFIGVDVFFVLSGFLITSLLLDELGRTGRLDLGAFWGRRVRRLLPALLLMVLAVIAGRILFEPDAVSGLRNDSIAAFLWVANWAFVSHQTDYFSQGAPPSPLQHTWSLGVEEQYYLIWPVLIAAAAVLLALVARRRKKTPTIVAVRRAVLVLAVVGTAASATEAILMASGDTLNRVYFGTDTRAQALLIGAAAAALLVRDWSAIMAGVPLIHSRWVRWLAWGVPVGGVAVLAAITHVATGSATEFRNGLLIVIAVAAVAVIVPVAIEQNGPVAWVLSSPPLVALGVISYSVYLWHWPVFLVLNGERTDWSGLPLFAARCVVTLVLAVGSWWLIERPVRRWRPVHVPQLRLAAATMATAVAVAMAVVPIGARIDPSSPDITQAALVAPVETVRLAAPSHVGPREHTVSVFGDSIGWTMMRYLPPTPGISFLDRTTIGCGLVRGGPYKYSGQSLEQKPECDAWPERWAQRIAYDKPDVVLMVVGRWETVDRKWNGNWAHIGQPDFDKYLESELHHALDILTSTGALVVVTTEPYNRHGEQPNGNLYPEDLPSRVDQWNTLLRKVVSDRKNVTVLDLNKKLAPNGGYTNKINGVQVRIDGVHPTPNAVKWLTPWLLDAVR from the coding sequence GGCGTCGCAGGCGGGTTCATCGGCGTCGACGTGTTCTTCGTTCTCAGCGGATTCCTGATCACGTCATTGCTGCTCGACGAGCTCGGCCGAACCGGCCGGCTCGACCTCGGCGCGTTCTGGGGCCGCCGGGTCCGTCGGCTGCTGCCCGCGCTGCTGCTGATGGTGCTCGCGGTGATCGCCGGCCGCATCCTGTTCGAACCGGACGCGGTCAGCGGCCTGCGCAATGACTCGATCGCGGCATTCCTGTGGGTCGCGAACTGGGCCTTTGTGTCGCATCAGACCGATTACTTCAGCCAGGGCGCGCCGCCGTCGCCGCTGCAGCACACCTGGTCACTGGGTGTTGAGGAGCAGTACTACCTGATCTGGCCGGTGCTGATCGCCGCGGCCGCGGTGCTCCTGGCTCTCGTCGCGCGCCGCCGCAAGAAGACACCGACGATCGTCGCGGTCCGGCGTGCGGTGCTGGTCCTCGCCGTCGTCGGCACGGCCGCGTCGGCGACCGAGGCGATTCTGATGGCTTCCGGTGACACGCTGAACCGGGTGTACTTCGGCACCGATACTCGCGCCCAGGCACTGCTGATTGGCGCCGCGGCAGCCGCGCTGCTGGTCCGCGACTGGTCGGCGATCATGGCGGGCGTACCCCTGATCCATTCGCGGTGGGTCCGCTGGCTGGCCTGGGGTGTGCCGGTGGGCGGGGTCGCGGTGCTGGCAGCGATCACCCACGTGGCAACCGGGAGCGCCACCGAGTTCCGCAACGGCCTGTTAATCGTGATTGCCGTCGCCGCGGTTGCGGTGATCGTGCCGGTGGCAATCGAGCAGAACGGCCCGGTGGCGTGGGTGCTGTCCAGCCCGCCACTGGTGGCGCTCGGCGTGATCTCCTACAGCGTCTACCTCTGGCACTGGCCGGTGTTCCTGGTGCTCAACGGCGAGCGTACCGACTGGTCGGGCCTTCCGCTGTTCGCCGCGCGCTGCGTGGTGACGCTGGTCTTGGCGGTGGGCTCGTGGTGGCTCATCGAGCGGCCGGTGCGACGCTGGCGCCCGGTGCACGTCCCGCAACTTCGGCTGGCCGCCGCCACGATGGCCACGGCTGTCGCGGTCGCTATGGCCGTCGTACCGATCGGCGCCCGCATCGACCCGTCGAGTCCCGACATCACCCAGGCCGCGCTGGTCGCACCGGTCGAAACGGTGCGACTGGCCGCGCCATCGCATGTGGGTCCGCGCGAGCACACCGTCTCGGTATTCGGCGACTCGATCGGCTGGACGATGATGCGGTATCTGCCGCCCACCCCGGGGATCAGCTTCCTGGACCGCACCACGATCGGGTGCGGGCTGGTGCGCGGCGGGCCCTACAAATACTCCGGGCAGAGCCTCGAGCAGAAACCCGAGTGCGACGCCTGGCCGGAACGCTGGGCGCAACGCATCGCCTACGACAAGCCCGATGTGGTGCTGATGGTCGTCGGGCGCTGGGAGACCGTCGACCGCAAGTGGAACGGCAATTGGGCGCATATCGGCCAACCCGATTTCGACAAATACCTCGAGAGCGAGCTGCACCACGCGCTGGACATCCTGACTTCCACCGGGGCGCTGGTGGTGGTGACCACCGAGCCGTACAACCGGCACGGTGAGCAGCCCAACGGCAACCTCTATCCCGAGGACTTGCCCAGCCGGGTCGATCAGTGGAACACCTTGTTGCGCAAGGTCGTCAGTGACCGCAAGAACGTCACCGTGCTCGACCTGAACAAGAAGCTCGCGCCGAATGGCGGCTACACCAACAAGATCAACGGTGTGCAGGTCCGCATCGACGGGGTGCACCCCACGCCGAATGCGGTCAAGTGGCTGACGCCCTGGTTATTGGACGCCGTCCGCTAG